The following DNA comes from Streptomyces globosus.
CAGGCCGAGGGTGTTGGAGACGTTCGCCGTGACGGGCGGGAGGCCCGTGGCGAGCAGCACCGGGAAGGTGATGAGGGTGCCGGAGCCGACGATCGTGTTGATGGTGCCTGCGCCGATGCCGGCGGCGAAGACCGCGACTGATTCCCAGACGGACATGGACATGGACATGGACCGGGCCATCTCCTTTGCATAGGAGGACGCCTCCCCGCCATTGAGGTCGAGGGGCCTCCTTGATCATGCAGGAGGGGACGGCCCGGTGGGCGCGCGGGTCAGTCGATGGGGGGCTGTTCGCGGCGTTCGGTGCCGTTGGCGCCGTTGCCGTTCCCGGTGTGGCCGCCGCCGTTGGCGCCGTTGCTGCCGTTGTTCGCGCCGGACTTGGCGGAGTTCAGGGGGTTGAATCCGGAGCCGCCGCCCATGGGGCCGAAGTTGCCCATGGCTCCGGAGAGGCCCTTGAGGGCGTCGCCGATCTCGCTGGGGACGATCCAGAGCTTGTTGGCGTCGCCCTCGGCGAGCTTCGGGAGCATCTGGAGGTACTGGTAGGCGAGGAGCTTCTGGTCGGCGTCGCCGGCGTGGATGGACTCGAAGACGGTGCGGATGGCCTGGGCCTCGCCCTCGGCGCGCAGGGCGGCGGCCTTGGCCTCGCCCTCGGCGCGCAGGATGGAGGACTGCTTCTCGCCCTCGGCGCGCAGGATCTCGGACTGGCGGACGCCTTCGGCCTGGAGGATCGCGGCGCGCTTGTCGCGGTCGGCGCGCATCTGCTTCTCCATCGAGTCCTGGATGGAGGTGGGCGGCTCGATGGCCTTGAGCTCGACGCGGTTGACGCGGATGCCCCACTTGCCGGTGGCCTCGTCGAGGACGCCGCGGAGGGCCGCGTTGATCTCCTCGCGGGAGGTGAGCGTCCGCTCCAGGTCCATGCCGCCGATGATGTTGCGCAGGGTGGTGACGGTGAGCTGCTCGATGGCCTGGATGTAGCTGGCGACCTCGTAGGTCGCGGCGCGGGCGTCGGTCACCTGGTAGTAGATGACGGTGTCGATGTTGACGACGAGGTTGTCCTGGGTGATGACCGGCTGGGGCGGGAACGGCACGACCTGCTCGCGGAGGTCGATGCGGTTGCGGATGGAGTCGATGAAGGGGACGACGATGTTGAGGCCCGCGTTGAGGGTGCGGGTGTAGCGGCCGAACCGCTCGACGATGGCTGCGCTGGCCTGCGGGATCACCTGGATCGTCTTGACCAGGGCGATGAAGACCAGAACCACCAGGATGATCAGGACGATGATGATCGGTTGCATGCGGTTCCCCGTGCCCTTCCGGCTGTCTGTGCTGCCCCGTTGATGCGTTCGGAGTCTCGCAGACCCCGGGGCCGCAGGTCGGCTGCTTGGCTCAAGTACTCACATGACGACGGCGGTTGCGCCGTCGATGTCGACCACGTCCACCTGGCTGCCGGGTTCGTAGGCGGCGTCGGCGTCGAGGGTGCGGGCGGACCAGATCTCGCCCGCGAGCTTGACGCGGCCTCCACTGCCGTCGACGCGTTCGACGACGACGGCCGTTCTGCCCCTCAACGCGTCGATTCCGCTGCGGTGTTGGGGGCGCTGGTCGCGGCTGCGGTTCGCGATCGAGCGGACGGCGGCGGTGAGCGCGACCGACACGACGACGAAGACGAGGACCTGGGCGACGATGCCGCCGCCGAGCGCCGCGGTGGCGGAGGCCGCGAGCGCCCCGACCGCGAACATGCCGAGTTCCGGCATCGCGGTCAGGACGAGCGGGATGCCCAGTCCGACCGCACCGATGAGCCACCACACCCACGCGTCGATGTCCACGGGTTCATGGTAGGTCGGGGGGCGCGGTCGGGACAGGGTGCGGGTCAGCGCAGGGGCAGTCCCCGGGCGGTCCAGCGGTCGTGCTCGGTGCGCTCGACGACGAGCGGGAGGCCGAAGCAGAGGGAGAGGTTGCGGGAGGTGAGTTCGAGGTCGATGGGGCCGGCGGTGACGACCTTGCCCTGACGGATCATCAGGACGTGGGTGAAGCCGGGGGCGATCTCCTCGACATGGTGGGTGACCATGGCCATGGAGGGCGCGAGCGGGTCGCGGGCCAGGCGGCCGAGGCGGCGTACGAGGTCCTCGCGGCCGCCGAGGTCGAGGCCGGCGGCGGGCTCGTCGAGGAGGAGGAGCTCGGGGTCGGTCATCAGGGCGCGGGCGATGAGGGTGCGCTTGCGCTCGCCCTCGGAGAGGGTGCCGAAC
Coding sequences within:
- a CDS encoding SPFH domain-containing protein gives rise to the protein MQPIIIVLIILVVLVFIALVKTIQVIPQASAAIVERFGRYTRTLNAGLNIVVPFIDSIRNRIDLREQVVPFPPQPVITQDNLVVNIDTVIYYQVTDARAATYEVASYIQAIEQLTVTTLRNIIGGMDLERTLTSREEINAALRGVLDEATGKWGIRVNRVELKAIEPPTSIQDSMEKQMRADRDKRAAILQAEGVRQSEILRAEGEKQSSILRAEGEAKAAALRAEGEAQAIRTVFESIHAGDADQKLLAYQYLQMLPKLAEGDANKLWIVPSEIGDALKGLSGAMGNFGPMGGGSGFNPLNSAKSGANNGSNGANGGGHTGNGNGANGTERREQPPID
- a CDS encoding NfeD family protein — its product is MDIDAWVWWLIGAVGLGIPLVLTAMPELGMFAVGALAASATAALGGGIVAQVLVFVVVSVALTAAVRSIANRSRDQRPQHRSGIDALRGRTAVVVERVDGSGGRVKLAGEIWSARTLDADAAYEPGSQVDVVDIDGATAVVM